TTATTGTCCTTCAGCATATCCAGCATACTGATGGCTTCGGCTTTCTGCTGATCTACGGTCAGATTAGTTCTGGAAGGCCAGTTGATATTGGCTACACTGGCAATCCATGCTCCGCGGAACTCTCTTTTGATTTCCGGAAGGTTGGTTTTAAAGACTTCTTCCGCCGGTGTTTTTACTGTTTTAGCGGCAATAGCAGAGTCTTTTAGAATTGGAGATGATTGTTGTGCTGTATTTTTATTTTTTACGGGTTTTGTGGTATCTGCCAACGTTTTAGAACTGCTGCAAGAAGCGAAAAAGCCCAGTAATAAGATTAATTTTAATTGATTCCCTCTCATTGTTTAAAAAACTGCATTAAATATATCGGTTAATGAAAATGAAAAATAAACATTTTCTTCTATTCTATAACAAAAAAGCCCCGAAAAGTTCGAGGCTTTAATTTATCTGTAAAAAATTGATTATGCTTTAGCAGCTCTTTCAACTCTTTTTCTGTCTTCTTCAGAAAGCAATTTCTTTCTCATACGGATGAAGTTCGGAGTTACCTCGATCGCCTCATCACCCTGGATGTATTCCATACATTCTTCAAGAGAGAATAAGATTTTCGGTGCTACGCCCGTATCTTTATCTTTACCTGCAGCTCTCATGTTGTTCAGCTGCTTTGCTTCCACGATGTTTACCACAAGGTCTCCCGGCTTGTTCTGCTCCCCGATAATCATTCCTGCATAGATTTCCTCTCCCGGATCTACGAAGAACTTACCTCTGTCCTGTAGTTTGTTGATTGAATATTCTGTAGCCGGACCTTGAGTTTTGCTGATCAATACTCCATTGTTTCTTCCCGGAATAGCCCCTTTGAAAGGCTTATATTCTGTGAAACGGTGTGCCATGATCGCTTCCCCTGCAGTAGCCGTCAACATCTGGGAACGCAATCCGATCAATCCTCTTGAAGGAATTTCGAATTCCATGTGCTGCATCTCCCCTTTTGTTTCCATGATGTGAAGATCTCCTTTTCTCTGAGTTGCCAAATCGATTACTCTGGAAGCATATTCTTCAGGAACGTCAACAACCAAAGATTCGTAAGGCTCACAGCTTACTCCGTCGATTTCTCTTAAGATTACCTGCGGCTGCCCGATCGTCATTTCATATCCTTCTCTTCTCATCGTTTCGATCAGAACTGACAAGTGAAGAATCCCTCTACCGAATACTAAGAATGTGTTCGCATCATCAGTCTGCTGAACTCTTAATGCTAGGTTTTTCTCTAATTCCTTAGTCAATCTTTCTTTCAGGTGATTAGACGTTACATATTTTCCGTCTTTCCCGAAGAAAGGTGAATTGTTGATCGAGAACGTCATGTTCAGTGTAGGCTCATCAATCGCTGTTCTTGGCAATGGTTCAGGGTTTTCAAGATCTACGAAAGAATCTCCGATCTGGAAAGCATCAAAACCTACTACCGCACAGATATCCCCTGCCTGAACTTCAGTTACTTTTTTCTTTCCTAATCCTTCGAAAACGTATAGTTCCTTTACTTTTCCTTTTACCACTTTTCCGTCTGCCTGCGCAAGACCGATCCACTGGGATTCCTTAAGCTCTCCTCTTGTCACTTTCCCGATCGCGATTCTTCCTAAGAAAGAAGAATAGTCAAGAGAAGTGATCTGCATCTGAAGGTTACCTTCCGTTACTTTCGGTGCAGGAACGTATTCTAAAATACCATCCAATAGCGGTAAAATATCTTCAGTCTGTTCCAATGAAGTGTTGAACCAACCTTGTTTTGAAGAACCGTAGAATGTCGGGAAATCCAACTGCTCTTCTGTTGCATCCAGGTTGAAGAACAAATCAAATACCTGATCGTGAACTTCGTCCGGACGACAGTTTGGCTTGTCTACTTTATTGATGACCACTAATGGTCTTAATCCTAATTCCAAAGCTTTCTGAAGTACGAATCTTGTCTGTGGCATCGGTCCTTCGAACGCATCCACCAACAAGATAACCCCATCAGCCATTTTCAATACCCTTTCTACTTCTCCACCAAAATCGGCGTGACCAGGAGTATCGATTACGTTAATTTTCGTGTCTTTATAAGTAACAGAAATATTCTTGGATAAGATCGTGATCCCTCTTTCTCTTTCAAGATCATTGTTATCCATAATTAATTCCCCGCTCTCCTGATTTTCTCTGAAAATATTGGTAGCGTGGATGATTTTGTCAACCAAGGTCGTCTTACCGTGGTCAACGTGTGCGATAATCGCAATATTTCTAATGTTTTGCATAAAAGATTTTTACGGGTGCAAAAATAGTGATTTTTAATGAAAAACTCACTAATAAGTTTTGTTAATTAACAAATTCATAATGAGTAGGTTAAAAGAAAACCCATTTCTAAGCCCTAACCCTGAATTCATTATCCACCTATTTGTATTAAAAATTAACAATACCGGATTAAGTTTTTATGACCAATCCCAATATTTTTTTTCAAAAAAGTAAATCAAAGCCACCTGAATCAAAACAATACCTCCGAATTTCAGTAAAAAGGAAGTCTTGGAAATCTTATGCCTGAAGATCAGCATGGCTAAAATTGATCCTACGGTTCCGCCAATACAGGAAATTCCCAGCAAAGCACTTTCTGAGATTCTTCTTCGATGTAAGATAGCTTTTCTTTTGTCTAATCCAAAAATAACGAAGCTGAAAAAATTAATAAGCAGTACATAAACCATTACGGCAAATCTAAATAAAAAAAGAGTGTTACAAAAACACTCTTCTTTTTTCTTTATGCACATATCATAACTTCGCATGGATCCTGTGGTGGAGCATCTCCGCAGACAATATCAAATGAGCCGCAGCTGCTTGGATCACCTGTCCCCCATCCCCATTGAAGTACACATGTTTGCGGATTTTTACATCTTACCATTCCTTTAGCAATTCCTCCCTGAATGGATCTCATTTCACTGCGTGAAACTTTTTTAAGTTTTTTCATGATCTATTTTTGATTAGTTTGAGTGATAAATGTATAAAAATATTTTCAGGAAAAAAGGGTTTTGATAAAAATATTTCATTTCGTGATGAATTATTAAGCTAAAATACAGAAATAAATCACTATGAGTAAAGGAAATAAATGACATATTAAATCTATATTGATATATAAATTAGTGGATTTACATTATTTAAGCGATCTAATTGGTAAATACAACCCCATTTTATAAATATTCTGATAAGCCTTTATTTCCGAAATTTTCAATTCAGCTTCCTTATTTATTGTTGGATAAATGATAAGACAATCAATTATATCTGAATTATTAATTTGATCAGAAAAATAATTATATACCTCCTTTAAACGTGCATAACCCGCAACTTGTCTCATATCTTGATGTTCTTTGCTATGCTCATAATGTAACTTGTATTTAGCATCAATTATGATTGGTGAAAATTCCTCCTTTTTAATTTTTTTATAGAATCCAATAAAATCCACTTCATTCCCAAATGTCTTCCAATGATATTTGATTTTATTAAAATCTGACAAATCTATTAATCGTTTATAAGCATATAACTCAAACAAACGGCTCATATCAATCCAATAAGGTGGCGTTTTTCTTTTGAGCTGTGTAGAATTTGTAATAGAAAAAGAAAAGTTTTTCAATACAAGTTCACCAATTTGTATAGCATCCTGATATTCTTTATAAAATTCATTGTGTTTAATTTTTTTGATCTCCGCACTATTGTCAAGAGAAGGAATGAGTTGAAATGCAGAAGAAATAAAATTCAGATCATGTTTAATCTCAGGAACCGAAAATGATAAAAGTTCCATGTTATGATTAATATAATTTTTTGCAAATTCTAAAACTTTCTTTAGAAAACGATTTTCAATACTGTTATATCCGAACTCCTGATATCTGCAGTAAGTACTAGTGAGTTTGTTTTTAAAAAGGTTTTGCCTAATCGTTTGTGGAACTAAAATTTTACCCTTAATTCTGCTATTTAAATTTTCTTCAACAGTATAATATGATTTCTTTAAGCCTTTTTTAACAATGACTTTCATTAAATGAAGGAATTGAATAACCAAGAAAGGAGATAAATAATCATTTTCTAAATGCTCTATTTCTATTTCGGGAACAGTCCAGTCAATATCTAAAAGATTTGAAATTTCTTTTGTGGCATCAGGAAGTTTTACAATTTCTGAAAGCATTTGTAAAACATCAACTTCAGGCAGGCTTTTAACTTCTTCTTCAGATTTTATTTTGGCATTAGGAGCATAATCAACACTCTCGTCGTCCAAATGATTTTGAATACATTCTAAAAGTTTATTATTAACTTTTGGTGATATAAAAATATAATGATTGGGAGAGATAGCTCCTATACCTATATAATAATTAGCTTTTAAAAAACATTTTTTAATATTATTTTCCAACCTGTTCTCATAATAAAAAATAGAAGAAGTACTATCTTTCTTGAAATATAAGCTTTCTTCTATTTCAAGAAATTCTTCACTATGGTTCCAATGTTCATAAAGCTGAATGATTTTAGGCAAAATACTGTTCAATTTCTTTAATTTTCGTAGTTGCTTTTTCGTTGAAAACTCCGTCTTTCATATATTCTTTAAGAATTGGAAGAACTTCATAATTCATTCGCATTTTGAAAAAATTCTCTTTTTCATCTTCTGAAACATTTTTCCTATCAGCAATGAAATAACTATGACCTAATGCCACATCCTTTGCTGAAAAATCATTTGAAAGAAATTCAGAATCTTTTGCGTTTTTAAAATCTGTGTTATTATCACTTCCGACTTCAATAAATAATTTTGCAACTTCTATAAACCCTTTATTATTAAAGAAAATTTCATTATTATCTGCTAATTTTTGTGGTAATACATCCACAAAAGCAAACCTCCTTCTAATAGCATAATCAATATGTCCTACACTTCTATCTGCAGTATTCATTGTTCCAATGATATATAAGTTTTCAGGTAATCGTAAAGTATAATCTTCTTTTTGTTTTAAATCATCCATAATTCCATACATACTTTCTACTGTTGATTTTTTATGTCCTCTATCTGAATCATTGAATTTATATCTATACTCAAGTGCATAAATCAATTCTCCAAGGACCGAAGACAGATTTGCACGATTAATTTCATCAATAATTAAAACATACTTTTCATTCTTATTATTAATTGCTTTATTCGCTAAATCAGCAAGAATTTTATCTTTAGCTTTGTAGATTATTCCTTCCCCCACAGGCTCAGCAATAATTCCTCTTACAAAGTCCTCGTATGTATAGCTTGGATGAAACTGAACCATCTTATATTCTCCATCTTTAGAAATCTTCTCTGAAATAACGATCTCATTAGAATCTTCATTTTTTAAGTTAAACTTTTCATACAAATGTCTCATTAAGACTATAGAAGAAATAGAACTATTTAAAGTATTTTTCAATTCATTAAATTTCTCATTGATAGCCATATTTATTTGAATATCATTGAGACCTGTTGCATTTACTTTAAAAATTTTAGTAAAAACTTTAAGATGTTCTTGGGAAAGGACAGGAAAATAATCATTTGGAAAATAAGAATGTAAAATTTTTAATATAAAACTATACCTAAATTTCATTTCTCGGGCAGTAGAATAATCCTTTTGAGATACTAAATCTACTAGCATTTTTCTTAATTTAACCATATAAGCTTCAGGGGCTTCATTAAGATCAACCCTTACTTCGCCATTATCTTTATCAAAAGAAATACCATATACCGTAGTTCCGGCAGGACCTGGACTAAAACGGCAAGTAGAAAATAATCTTTTTTCAATCAAATAACAGAATGATTCTTTTGATCCGTTACCCAATGCATATTCATCAATCTCAATATTTTCCAATCTAGAAATTGGGAAAGACTCCTGAAACTCTCTTAATAATCTTTCGGCATTTTTTTCAATTTCTTTTGATTTTTCGGTTGGTTCAAACTTTTTTATATATTCGGTTGTGTAATCTGAGATAGAAACAGTAGATTTAGAATCAATAAAACTATTTACTAATTCTTCAGCAAGCCTGGTTTTACCTGTTCCAGGAGGCCCTTGTAAAATAATTTGTTTTTTATATTTTAAAATATTTAATATCTCTTTCATTTCATTCTTTTTAATAATATGATAATACCATCTTTTGATTTGAGTCAATGTTGGTGAATCATTTTTTAGCAACGAAAATGTTCCGTTATGTCCGACAGTAAAATCATTTTCGAAAACTTTTTTATTGGTTTTTATTTCATCATACCAACTTACTATTTCAACCTTATAATCGTGGCCAAAAGAAGTACCTACAATTTCTGAATCATCTTCAATTTTATTTATTATTTTAACTAGACATACAGGATATGTACCTTTATGGACTAATACAATATCATCCCTCTTTACATGAGACAAAAAGCCTTGCGCATAGTCTTCATGAGTAGTTATCCTTTTATCCTTTAATGATTCATCAACAAAATTTTCTCCCGTATCTCCGTTACGAATTTGTAATTTCCAAAAATTCATAATCCTGATTTATAAATTGATAATCACAACCTTATCTCCAAAATGTGATTTAAGCATTCTTTCTAATAATTGAAAAGCTCTTGAATCAGCAAAATCGCTTGTTCCACTAGAATGAAATACAAATTCTAAAATTCCTTTGGGATCATCGATATGATATTGAAAATAAAAGTGATTTGCATATTGCTCACCTTTGTGAGAAATAGCCTTACCTAAATCATCTAGTTCCCAGGATCGAATCTCATTGTTTATAATTTTATCATTAATTTCATTGATTAGGCCTTTCGGATTTTTTGTAGATACTTTTAATATATTCATAGTTTAGTTTTTAATAATAAAATAGTCTTAGCAATTATACATATAACTGATTACATAAACTTACTGAAAACCGTAAATAAAATTAAAGATTATGAAGCCACTCCATCAATAAACACATCCACAAAATCCTGCACTTTTTGAATAATTCTTCGTCCGATATTATTACGTTCAGTAAGCTTTGGTTTTATTTCAAGCAGCTTTAGCGTATCACTTATTTTAGGAGTTTTGGAAGTGAAAAGAAAATCATCAATAGCATCTCTGAATCTGTCTTTATTCAAAGACTCTTCGGTAGCAATTTTTTCAAAAGCAGAGTTTTTTTCTTTATTCCAGTACTTTTCAAACTCCTCATTGACATTGTCTCCGTCAGAAATATGAGGAAGATTTTCTTCTATGAATTTCTCTATTAGTTCTTTTTTGCTTCGAAGCTTGGCATCGCCGGAAAGAATATCTCTGATTTCTTTTTTCTTTTTTTCTAATTTATCTCCTTTTAGATTTGAATCAGTAAGATTAGCTAAAAGAGATAGAATATAGCTCACATTAATTTCATCACGATGAATCAGCTCAAGTTCAAAGTCAACGTCATCCAAAATACTTGCTTTGCCTTCTACTCCTTTTGGTTTTGTTTCATTCCAAATATCCAAGTATTTGCTCTTATATCCATCAAACTCAAATTCGGTCATTTCCAGCTTATCAAAATCAAAATCTGCAAATGATTTTAATACATTCAGAACACGCATTACTTCACGGAAAGCAGTGATGAATTCAAACTTTTCCTGTTCGGTTTGATAACTGTTGACACTGTCAATTTCCGGAGCGACAATCTTTAATGTATCCAAAGCAGCGTTGAAAAGCTCAATATAATCTTCAATCGGATGAATAATAATTTCCTGAATAGCTTCTTTATTGGAAAATAAGGTTACAGCATCGTCAGTTGCAGATTTTAGATTTCTAAAACAAACAATATTTCCTTGCGATTTCTTTTCGCCTAAAAGCCTATTAGTACGGGAAAATGCCTGAATCAATCCGTGATATTTCAGATTTTTATCAACAAATAAAGTGTTCAATTGCGGACTGTCAAATCCTGTCAGAAACATATTGACTACAATGATTAGATCAACTTCTTTATTGCGTACTCTTTTTGCGACATCATTATAATATCGATAAAAATCTTGGCTGTCTTTTGTTGAATAATTTGCTCCAAACATTTCATTGTAATGACCAATATATCTTTCTAATACATTTCTACTATGAGAATCGCCGTATTGTGCCTGCGGTTCTGCAACCATTCCAAATTCGGGTTCATCATAGATTCCATTGGCATCCTTAGACTCCTCATTAGTTCCATAGCTGAAAATAGTCGCAATTTTTAAGTTGTGTTGACCTTCTTCTTTTTTCTTCTGGAAAAGGTCATAATATTTCTGCAAAACATCAATACTGCTTACGCAAAACATTGCATTAAAAGTACCGCCGTGCGTTTTTCTCCCGTATTCTGCGATGAGATAATCTGCAATTTTTTCAAGGCGTTTTGGACTTTCAAGAAGTTCCTGTGTGTCAATTGCTTCAACATCAGTATCAATATAAGTATTGCTTCCTTCTTTTTCTTTGTATCGCCCCACATACTCGACAGAAAACTTCAAAACATTATCATCCCGAATTGCATCTGTAATGACATACTTATGTAAACAATCTTCAAAAAGTCTATTAGTGGTTGCTGGAGCTCCGTCTATTTTCCCAATTGAATTAACTTCAGAAATCGGAGTTCCAGTGAAACCAATCATTTGGGCATTTTTAAAATATTTTTTAATGTTTTGATGCGTATCTCCGAACTGACTTCTGTGACATTCATCAAAAATGAAAACCACTTTCTTATCTTTCAGTTTGTCAATTTTATTACCGTGCTTTTCTTTGGTAATTGCCGTATTTAACTTCTGTAAAGTCGTAACAATGAGTTTTGTATTATCAGAAAGTTGCTTAACCAAATGTGCCGTATTTTCAGTGGCATCAACACTTCCTTTTTCAAAGGCATCAAATTCTTTTTGAGTCTGATAATCCAAATCTTTTCGGTCTACAACAAAAACAACTTTCTCTACTTTAGGAATTTCTTTCAGGATTTGACTCGCTTTAAATGAAGTCAATGTTTTTCCCGAACCTGTTGTATGCCAGATAAATCCATTCTTATCGGTATTTCTTACTCTGTCAACAATTTTTTCAACGGCATAATATTGATAAGGTCTTAAAACCATTAGTATTTTGTTCGTTTCATTCAAAACGATATACTTTGTAATCATTTTAGCAATGTGACAAGGTTCTAAAAATGCAGGAGCAAAATGGTCGAGTTGAGTGATGTTATTGTTATGCTCATCAGACCAAAAGAAGGTTTGCTTAAAAGTCTGCTTTGCGTTGTTGGAATAATATTTTGTATTAACTCCGTTACTGATGATAAACAACTGAACATAATTAAACAATCCACTTCCCGAATTGAAAGACTGATGATGATAACGGTTGATTTGATTAAAGGCTTCTTTCATTTCAAGACCGCGACGTTTCAGCTCAATCTGTACCAAAGGTAATCCGTTGATGAGAATGGTTACATCATATCTGTTTTTAAAATTTCCCTCCTGAGCAATTTGATTGGTTACCTGAAACTGATTCTGGCACCAGTGGTCCTGGCTGATGAATTCAATCCATTCGGAAGTACCATTATCTTTAAAAAAATGAAATCGGTCACGTAATGTTTTAGCTTTTTCAAAAACATTTCCTTTGGAAAGATGATTGAGGATTTTTTCAAACTCAGTATCTGAGAATGTTTTTTTATTGTGAATTTCGAGCTGAGTCTTTAGATTTTTAATAAGATCTGCCTCATTACATATCGTAACTTTTTTGTGACCTAATTGTTGTAATTGTTCTACTAATTTCTGCTCTAAAATATATTCCGGCTGACTTGACATTCGGTTTTGAGTTTTGGTTAAAAACTTTGTCAGAAGTATGAGTTCTGACAAAGTTGTTTCAGTTTTCCCAAATGTAAGAAATAATCAATGATAACTAAAACTATTTTAGCGCTTTAAACATCTGGTCAATTGCTTTTTTCTTCTGTTCCAGATTGGGATGAACATATAAGTTCAAAGTTGTACTGATATTGGAATGACCGAGCAAAACACTCACTGTTTTATAGTCACACTTACTTTCGATACATCTTGTGGCAAAACTGTGTCTCAGACCGTGAAATTTGATGTCGGGAATTTCTAAAAACTTCATCAGGTTTTTATAGTAACTTCGGTAAGTTCTTGGTTCTGTAGGTTTAGAATCGTTGGTTAAAACATAGAACGCAGGATTTACAATTTTCTTAAAAGGCTTAAGCATTCTCAACAAGTCTCTGCTCATCGGGATTTCACGGATTGAATTTTTAGTTTTAGGCGTATCAATCAACAATTCTGTTTTTCTTTCTCCATCTTCAATGACGTAGATTCTCTGAATAGTTTTGCGGATATTAATAATTCCGTTATCGGTATCAATATCTTCCCAAGTCAACGCGCAAATCTCACCAATCCGCATTCCAGAACAAAGACATATGTAAACACCCAGATTTCTAAAGGTAAAATGCTCCTGAATGTAGCTCATCACCTTTTTCTGATGCGTTCTGCTCAATACCTCAATCGTATGAGTTTCCCTCACTGTGGGATATTGAACATCAAAATTGATAAACTCAATCCATTTATTCTTTGCACCAAACTTCAGCACCATTTTTAA
Above is a genomic segment from Chryseobacterium geocarposphaerae containing:
- a CDS encoding tyrosine-type recombinase/integrase encodes the protein MTRKKTLAEIAELWKDDKKLYVKKSTFSAYVLLLENHLLPVFKDYSEIEDDEVQKFVFQKLEQGLSQKSIKDILIVLKMVLKFGAKNKWIEFINFDVQYPTVRETHTIEVLSRTHQKKVMSYIQEHFTFRNLGVYICLCSGMRIGEICALTWEDIDTDNGIINIRKTIQRIYVIEDGERKTELLIDTPKTKNSIREIPMSRDLLRMLKPFKKIVNPAFYVLTNDSKPTEPRTYRSYYKNLMKFLEIPDIKFHGLRHSFATRCIESKCDYKTVSVLLGHSNISTTLNLYVHPNLEQKKKAIDQMFKALK
- the typA gene encoding translational GTPase TypA, which gives rise to MQNIRNIAIIAHVDHGKTTLVDKIIHATNIFRENQESGELIMDNNDLERERGITILSKNISVTYKDTKINVIDTPGHADFGGEVERVLKMADGVILLVDAFEGPMPQTRFVLQKALELGLRPLVVINKVDKPNCRPDEVHDQVFDLFFNLDATEEQLDFPTFYGSSKQGWFNTSLEQTEDILPLLDGILEYVPAPKVTEGNLQMQITSLDYSSFLGRIAIGKVTRGELKESQWIGLAQADGKVVKGKVKELYVFEGLGKKKVTEVQAGDICAVVGFDAFQIGDSFVDLENPEPLPRTAIDEPTLNMTFSINNSPFFGKDGKYVTSNHLKERLTKELEKNLALRVQQTDDANTFLVFGRGILHLSVLIETMRREGYEMTIGQPQVILREIDGVSCEPYESLVVDVPEEYASRVIDLATQRKGDLHIMETKGEMQHMEFEIPSRGLIGLRSQMLTATAGEAIMAHRFTEYKPFKGAIPGRNNGVLISKTQGPATEYSINKLQDRGKFFVDPGEEIYAGMIIGEQNKPGDLVVNIVEAKQLNNMRAAGKDKDTGVAPKILFSLEECMEYIQGDEAIEVTPNFIRMRKKLLSEEDRKRVERAAKA
- a CDS encoding bacteriocin-like protein, which produces MKKLKKVSRSEMRSIQGGIAKGMVRCKNPQTCVLQWGWGTGDPSSCGSFDIVCGDAPPQDPCEVMICA
- a CDS encoding type I restriction endonuclease subunit R, with product MSSQPEYILEQKLVEQLQQLGHKKVTICNEADLIKNLKTQLEIHNKKTFSDTEFEKILNHLSKGNVFEKAKTLRDRFHFFKDNGTSEWIEFISQDHWCQNQFQVTNQIAQEGNFKNRYDVTILINGLPLVQIELKRRGLEMKEAFNQINRYHHQSFNSGSGLFNYVQLFIISNGVNTKYYSNNAKQTFKQTFFWSDEHNNNITQLDHFAPAFLEPCHIAKMITKYIVLNETNKILMVLRPYQYYAVEKIVDRVRNTDKNGFIWHTTGSGKTLTSFKASQILKEIPKVEKVVFVVDRKDLDYQTQKEFDAFEKGSVDATENTAHLVKQLSDNTKLIVTTLQKLNTAITKEKHGNKIDKLKDKKVVFIFDECHRSQFGDTHQNIKKYFKNAQMIGFTGTPISEVNSIGKIDGAPATTNRLFEDCLHKYVITDAIRDDNVLKFSVEYVGRYKEKEGSNTYIDTDVEAIDTQELLESPKRLEKIADYLIAEYGRKTHGGTFNAMFCVSSIDVLQKYYDLFQKKKEEGQHNLKIATIFSYGTNEESKDANGIYDEPEFGMVAEPQAQYGDSHSRNVLERYIGHYNEMFGANYSTKDSQDFYRYYNDVAKRVRNKEVDLIIVVNMFLTGFDSPQLNTLFVDKNLKYHGLIQAFSRTNRLLGEKKSQGNIVCFRNLKSATDDAVTLFSNKEAIQEIIIHPIEDYIELFNAALDTLKIVAPEIDSVNSYQTEQEKFEFITAFREVMRVLNVLKSFADFDFDKLEMTEFEFDGYKSKYLDIWNETKPKGVEGKASILDDVDFELELIHRDEINVSYILSLLANLTDSNLKGDKLEKKKKEIRDILSGDAKLRSKKELIEKFIEENLPHISDGDNVNEEFEKYWNKEKNSAFEKIATEESLNKDRFRDAIDDFLFTSKTPKISDTLKLLEIKPKLTERNNIGRRIIQKVQDFVDVFIDGVAS
- a CDS encoding DUF1294 domain-containing protein, whose amino-acid sequence is MVYVLLINFFSFVIFGLDKRKAILHRRRISESALLGISCIGGTVGSILAMLIFRHKISKTSFLLKFGGIVLIQVALIYFFEKKYWDWS
- a CDS encoding 5-methylcytosine restriction system specificity protein McrC gives rise to the protein MNSILPKIIQLYEHWNHSEEFLEIEESLYFKKDSTSSIFYYENRLENNIKKCFLKANYYIGIGAISPNHYIFISPKVNNKLLECIQNHLDDESVDYAPNAKIKSEEEVKSLPEVDVLQMLSEIVKLPDATKEISNLLDIDWTVPEIEIEHLENDYLSPFLVIQFLHLMKVIVKKGLKKSYYTVEENLNSRIKGKILVPQTIRQNLFKNKLTSTYCRYQEFGYNSIENRFLKKVLEFAKNYINHNMELLSFSVPEIKHDLNFISSAFQLIPSLDNSAEIKKIKHNEFYKEYQDAIQIGELVLKNFSFSITNSTQLKRKTPPYWIDMSRLFELYAYKRLIDLSDFNKIKYHWKTFGNEVDFIGFYKKIKKEEFSPIIIDAKYKLHYEHSKEHQDMRQVAGYARLKEVYNYFSDQINNSDIIDCLIIYPTINKEAELKISEIKAYQNIYKMGLYLPIRSLK
- a CDS encoding AAA family ATPase, producing the protein MNFWKLQIRNGDTGENFVDESLKDKRITTHEDYAQGFLSHVKRDDIVLVHKGTYPVCLVKIINKIEDDSEIVGTSFGHDYKVEIVSWYDEIKTNKKVFENDFTVGHNGTFSLLKNDSPTLTQIKRWYYHIIKKNEMKEILNILKYKKQIILQGPPGTGKTRLAEELVNSFIDSKSTVSISDYTTEYIKKFEPTEKSKEIEKNAERLLREFQESFPISRLENIEIDEYALGNGSKESFCYLIEKRLFSTCRFSPGPAGTTVYGISFDKDNGEVRVDLNEAPEAYMVKLRKMLVDLVSQKDYSTAREMKFRYSFILKILHSYFPNDYFPVLSQEHLKVFTKIFKVNATGLNDIQINMAINEKFNELKNTLNSSISSIVLMRHLYEKFNLKNEDSNEIVISEKISKDGEYKMVQFHPSYTYEDFVRGIIAEPVGEGIIYKAKDKILADLANKAINNKNEKYVLIIDEINRANLSSVLGELIYALEYRYKFNDSDRGHKKSTVESMYGIMDDLKQKEDYTLRLPENLYIIGTMNTADRSVGHIDYAIRRRFAFVDVLPQKLADNNEIFFNNKGFIEVAKLFIEVGSDNNTDFKNAKDSEFLSNDFSAKDVALGHSYFIADRKNVSEDEKENFFKMRMNYEVLPILKEYMKDGVFNEKATTKIKEIEQYFA